The following proteins come from a genomic window of Trifolium pratense cultivar HEN17-A07 linkage group LG4, ARS_RC_1.1, whole genome shotgun sequence:
- the LOC123882234 gene encoding small nuclear ribonucleoprotein-associated protein B, producing the protein MSMSKSSKMLQYINYRMRVTIQDGRQLVGKFMAFDRHMNLVLGDCEEFRKLPPVKGKKTADGDREDRRTLGLVLLRGEEVVSMTVEGPPPPEESRSKAVNAAAMAGPGIGRAAGRGIPPAPVIQAQPGLSGPVRGVGGPAPGMMQPQISRPPQLSAPPAYPGGAPVMRPPGQMPYPGQGPPPMARGPPPPMPPGQFAPRPGGPPPQFSMPPPQYGQRPMGPPPPGQMVRGPPAPPRPGMQPPPRPGMPPPPGSGVPVYGPPRPGMPPPPNAPNQQQQQ; encoded by the coding sequence ATGTCGATGTCAAAGAGTTCCAAAATGCTTCAATACATCAACTACCGAATGAGAGTAACGATTCAAGACGGTCGTCAACTCGTCGGAAAGTTCATGGCCTTCGATCGTCACATGAATCTCGTTCTCGGTGACTGTGAAGAGTTTCGCAAACTTCCACCGGTAAAAGGTAAGAAAACCGCCGACGGAGACCGTGAAGACCGTCGTACACTTGGTCTTGTTCTTCTCCGTGGTGAAGAAGTTGTTTCGATGACAGTTGAAGGTCCTCCACCACCGGAAGAATCGAGATCAAAGGCTGTTAATGCTGCTGCAATGGCGGGTCCTGGTATTGGTCGTGCTGCTGGGAGAGGGATTCCTCCGGCGCCGGTTATTCAAGCTCAGCCTGGTCTTTCTGGTCCAGTTCGTGGTGTTGGTGGACCTGCTCCTGGTATGATGCAGCCACAGATCTCCCGTCCACCGCAGTTGTCTGCGCCACCGGCTTATCCTGGTGGTGCTCCGGTGATGCGTCCTCCTGGTCAGATGCCTTATCCTGGACAAGGTCCACCACCTATGGCAAGAGGTCCTCCTCCACCTATGCCACCTGGACAATTTGCTCCGAGACCTGGTGGTCCACCGCCGCAGTTTTCTATGCCGCCTCCTCAGTATGGACAGAGACCTATGGGACCACCTCCTCCTGGACAGATGGTTAGAGGACCTCCTGCTCCTCCTCGTCCTGGAATGCAGCCTCCTCCTCGTCCCGGAATGCCTCCTCCTCCTGGAAGTGGTGTTCCTGTTTATGGTCCACCACGACCTGGCATGCCTCCTCCACCAAATGCTCCaaatcaacaacagcaacagtGA